In Aeromicrobium sp. A1-2, the DNA window GCTCAGTGCGAACGCCAGCAGACCGCCGGCCAGCAGGGCCGACCGCAGCTGCGGGAAGGTCACGAGCCGGAACGTTGTCCAGATGCCGGCACCGAGGTCGGCCGAGGCCTCCTCGAAGTTGCCACCCATGCGCCGCAGTCGGGCCTGCACGTTGTTGAAGACCGTGACGATGCAGAACGTCGCGTGCGCGATGATCACCGTCAGGATCGACAGCTGCAGACCGAGGATGCCGCGGAAGGCGTTGTTGAGCGCGATGCCGGTGACGATGCCGGGCAGCGCAATCGGCAGGATCACCAGGAGGTTGACCGAGCTCTTGCCGAAGAAGTCGTACCGCTGCAGCGCGATCGACATCAGGGTGCCGAGCACCAGCGCGATCGCCGTCGAGGCCAGTGCGACCTGAACGCTGGTGATCACCGCCTCGCGGGCGCCGACGCTGTGAAAGGCCCGCACCCACCAGTCGAAGGTCAGCCCCGGCGGCGGCCAGGTCAGCGACTTGCTGGTGTTGAACGAGTTGAGCACGACCACCGCGAGCGGCAGGTACATCACCAGCAGGATCAGGCCGGTCAGCGCTGCCAACAGGCGGCGGACGGGGGTGCTCAGGGTCATCGCGCCCTCCTACAGGTTCTCGAGGGCGCCCGTGCGGCGGACAGCCGTCAGGTAGCCGATCATGATGACGATGGGGATCAGGGCGATCGCCGCGGCCAGCGGGAGGTTGTTGGCCGCGCCGACGTTGGTGTAGACGAGATTGCCGAGCATCTGGTTGGCCCCACCCACGATGTTGACCGTGATGTAGTC includes these proteins:
- a CDS encoding ABC transporter permease; translated protein: MTLSTPVRRLLAALTGLILLVMYLPLAVVVLNSFNTSKSLTWPPPGLTFDWWVRAFHSVGAREAVITSVQVALASTAIALVLGTLMSIALQRYDFFGKSSVNLLVILPIALPGIVTGIALNNAFRGILGLQLSILTVIIAHATFCIVTVFNNVQARLRRMGGNFEEASADLGAGIWTTFRLVTFPQLRSALLAGGLLAFALSFDEIIVTTFTAGAGVTTLPIWILNNLFRPNQAPVVNVVAVVLILLSIIPIWVAQKISGDTDALR